A single window of Colletotrichum higginsianum IMI 349063 chromosome 8, whole genome shotgun sequence DNA harbors:
- a CDS encoding V-ATPase subunit H — translation MSLDPPTYLGSLQDNIRQRPIPWDGAVRAGTITEDHLARIRAVDKAKKPEARKEIVDGDLDGYRSLFVGEPGKPSVLESAGKQAKIVQYILVLLADLLPGVPSLSKAIFKNSDPYKHFLPLLAHSNNAEDPIPLLTSTALTKLMSLAGDESQATRNAIPVLLSYLSGLAKSSDAGLQDIAVQEYSSILYGHASRQQFWNQRSETIAPLIEILRTAAGIGSNGSSSASIWSGTAPTRATGFEGSLGGGVGLQLLYHVLLVIWQMSFEAEEIGDDLNDEYDIVLLYTQLLRLSPKEKTTRLVVSTLFNLLSQNQKSLLPTAVLARLPALLENLSGRHLTDPDLLEDTQKLKELLEEYTKTKTTFDEYVAEVESGHLRWSPPHRSQVFWAENARKILEHENGAITRKLAEIMKKPWENDKAVLAIACNDVGALVKEVPEKRYQLETLGLKTRIMELMGESDENVRWESLKALGGWLKYSFEN, via the exons ATGTCGCTCGATCCTCCCACGTACCTGGGCTCGCTGCAGGACAACATCCGTCAACGGCCAATCCCCTGGGATGGCGCTGTTCGAGCAGGCACCATCACCGAGGACCACCTGGCCCGCATTcgcgccgtcgacaaggcgaagaagcccgagGCAAGGAAGGAGATTGTAGATGGAGACCTCGATGGCTATCGCTCCCTCTTTGTTGGCGAACCGGGAAAGCCCTCCGTACTCGAGTCTGCGGGGAAGCAGGCTAAAATTGTCCAGTACATTCTTGTCCTTTTGGCCGACCTTTTGCCCG GTGTACCGTCGCTGTCCAAGGCCATCTTCAAGAACAGCGATCCCTACAAACATTTCCTACCTTTGCTTGCCCACTCAAACAACGCCGAGGACCCCATTCCGCTGCtcacctcgacggccttgactAAGCTCATGTCGCTCGCTGGAGACGAATCCCAGGCGACTCGAAATGCCATCCCCGTCCTTCTCTCATACCTATCCGGGCTCGCGAAGAGCTCCGATGCCGGTCTCCAGGACATTGCCGTCCAGGAATACTCCTCCATTCTCTATGGACATGCGTCCAGGCAACAATTCTGGAACCAAAGGAGCGAGACGATTGCACCTCTGATTGAGATTCTTAGAACGGCAGCTGGCATTGGAAGCAACGGCAGCTCCTCAGCAAGCATATGGAGTGGTACTGCACCCACGAGAGCCACGGGCTTTGAGGGCTCactcggtggcggcgttggcctGCAGTTGCTTTACCACGTCCTACTGGTCATTTGGCAAATGAGCTTTGAGGCCGAAGAAATCGGCGACGATCTGAACGA TGAATACGACATCGTTCTGCTCTACACCCAGCTCCTGCGTCTCTCCCCAAAAGAGAAGACGACACGATTGGTTGTGTCAACACTTTTCAACCTGCTCAGTCAGAACCAAAAATCACTCCTCCCTACTGCGGTGCTTGCGCGACTGCCCGCGCTCCTCGAGAACTTGAGCGGACGTCACTTGACTGACCCGGACCTGCTCGAGGACACGCAGAAACTGAAGGAACTCTTGGAAGAGTACACCAAGACAAAGACCACATTTGATGAATACGTTGCCGAGGTAGAGTCTGGCCACCTTCGTTGGTCGCCGCCTCACCGGAGCCAGGTCTTCTGGGCCGAGAACGCGCGCAAGATTCTAGAGCACGAGAACGGAGCAATCACGCGTAAGCTAGCCGAAATCATGAAGAAGCCGTGGGAGAATGACAAGGCGGTGCTGGCTATTGCTTGCAACGACGTTGGGGCGTTAGTCAAGGAGGTGCCCGAGAAGAGATACCAGCTGGAGACGCTTGGACTGAAGACGAGAATCATGGAGCTAATGGGTGAATCCGACGAGAACGTCCGATGGGAGAGTTTGAAGGCGTTGGGTGGCTGGCTCAAGTACAGCTTCGAGAACTGA
- a CDS encoding Endopolyphosphatase: MRSLPAIVGLLPLHLALLQQFLHGVIATPVASGQQRVIGPDTATEEVAVGQEGSRRLHGKFLHITDFHPDQFYETHSSTEEGIACHRGDGPAGYYGAETSDCDTPSSLVNATFDWIAANIADDIDFVIWTGDSARHDSDENIPRSPAQVLGTNRWIADKFAEAFGDPKDPTRMAVPVIPTFGNNDILPHNILLPGPNKWLGYYAEIWKRFIPEEQRHSFEYGGWFYVEVIPKKLAVFSLNTLYFFDRNAGVDDCQQPFEPGFKQMEWLRVQLEFLRERGMKAILMGHVPPARTDSKKNWDETCWQKYNLWMQQYRDVVVGSLYGHMNIDHFIVHDTKEVNINILGGYAVDDDVGREAFEDELEIQSAQDYLTELREGWAKLPPVDVKALEEEDTFQSDAQGKKGRKGDKDKKKKKKKPGKDLGGKYAERYHLSLVGPSIVPNYFPTLRVVEYNISGLENAAVWTDSFTNEIPSLKLPTDADPVHEELKREIDAAGKRKGKKGKKGKKPTTPKDPNLVIPQPPPAGTGPGPAYAPQPLTFLGYTQYFANLTYLNNDMTHENKDVSRNKWRDGIHKDKDPKSKKPKPRPFAFEVEYSTFTDKIYKLSDLTVRSYVKLANRIARENVKGKALAQEDDEEEDDDDDDDEEEYQKDEMGQEEGNDSGAVDEGDEGDKDDEDTEDDGVETEKNSGKKGKKGKKGKKKKKKHNKVWLHFLKHAFVRTVPQKKLKKF; this comes from the exons ATGCGGTCTCTACCCGCAATAGTGGGCTTGCTGCCTCTGcatctcgccctcctccagcagTTCCTGCATGGCGTCATTGCAACACCTGTCGCCAGCGGGCAGCAAAGAGTTATCGGCCCAGATACCGCCACGGAGGAAGTCGCAGTCGGCCAAGAAGGGTCTCGCCGCTTACACGGAAAGTTTTTGCACATTACTG ACTTCCACCCTGACCAATTCTACGAAACCCACTCCTCCACCGAAGAAGGCATCGCCTGCCACCGAGGCGATGGACCCGCTGGCTACTATGGCGCAGAAACGTCTGACTGCGATACGCCGTCCTCTCTTGTAAACGCAACTTTTGACTGGatcgccgccaacatcgCAGACGACATCGACTTTGTAATCTGGACCGGCGACTCCGCACGTCACGATAGCGATGAGAATATTCCGCGTAGTCCTGCGCAGGTACTAGGTACTAACCGGTGGATCGCCGATAAGTTTGCGGAGGCCTTCGGCGACCCCAAAGATCCTACGCGAATGGCCGTCCCCGTGATACCAACCTTCGGAAATAACGACATCCTTCCGCACAACATCCTTCTGCCAGGGCCCAATAAGTGGCTGGGCTACTATGCCGAGATATGGAAGCGCTTCATCCCGGAAGAACAACGCCACTCGTTCGAGTATGGTGGCTGGTTCTACGTCGAGGTGATTCCTAAGAAGCTGGCAGTCTTCAGTCTCAACACGCTGTATTTTTTCGACCGAAACGCCGGTGTCGATGACTGCCAGCAGCCCTTTGAGCCAGGCTTCAAGCAGATGGAATGGCTTCGCGTGCAGCTGGAGTTCCTCCGGGAGCGTGGGATGAAGGCTATCCTCATGGGCCACGTGCCTCCTGCTCGGACGGACAGCAAGAAGAATTGGGACGAGACCTGCTGGCAAAAGTACAACCTCTGGATGCAGCAGTACCGCGACGTTGTCGTTGGTTCGCTCTACGGCCACATGAACATTGACCATTTTATCGTGCACGACACCAAGGAggtcaacatcaacatcctGGGCGGATACgcagtcgacgacgatgttggACGGGAGGCATTTGAGGACGAACTCGAGATCCAATCGGCGCAGGATTACCTGACAGAGTTGCGAGAAGGTTGGGCGAAACTCCCGCCCGTCGACGTTAAGGCgttggaagaggaggacaCATTCCAGTCGGACGCAcagggcaagaagggcagGAAAGGCGACAAggacaaaaagaagaagaagaagaagcctgGAAAGGACTTGGGTGGCAAGTATGCGGAGCGATACCATCTGTCTCTCGTCGGCCCCAGTATTGTGCCCAACTACTTTCCCACGCTCCGTGTCGTGGAGTACAATATCTCTGGTCTCGAGAACGCGGCGGTCTGGACGGACTCGTTCACCAACGAGATTCCATCCCTGAAACTCCCGACTGACGCCGACCCCGTCCACGAGGAACTGAAGCGCGAGATTGACGCCGCCGGGAAGAGAAAGGgcaagaaggggaaaaaaggaaagaagcCAACGACACCCAAGGACCCCAACCTGGTCATCCCGCAACCGCCACCCGCAGGCACTGGCCCTGGCCCGGCATATGCGCCTCAGCCCCTGACGTTTCTTGGATACACCCAGTACTTTGCGAACTTGACCTATCTCAACAACGACATGACGCATGAGAACAAGGACGTGTCCAGGAACAAATGGCGCGACGGTATCCACAAGGACAAGGATCCCAAGTCCAAGAAGCCCAAGCCGCGTCCCTTCGCGTTCGAGGTTGAGTACAGCACCTTCACTGATAAGATCTACAAGCTGTCGGACCTGACGGTGCGGAGCTACGTGAAGCTTGCGAATCGCATTGCCAGGGAGAATGTCAAGGGCAAGGCGCTTGCCCAAgaggatgatgaagaagaagacgacgatgatgacgacgacgaagaagaatACCAGAAAGACGAGAtgggccaagaagaaggcaatGACTCAGGCGCTGTAGATGAAGGTGATGAAGGAGACAAAGACGATGAGGATACAGAAGACGATGGTGTAGAAACAGAGAAAAACAGCGGGAAAAAAGGtaagaaggggaagaaggggaagaagaagaagaagaagcacaaCAAGGTCTGGCTGCATTTCCTCAAGCACGCGTTCGTCAGGACGGTGCCccagaagaagctcaagaagTTTTAG
- a CDS encoding Aminotransferase class-V: MTVQLDIAAVRAKFPALSQDQVFFDNAGGSQTLGTVIDSSLGLFRIRDYLSQSNVQLGASYKVGQRATASYGEGYQAGAQYINASPDEIGRICFEATPEMVVPLTWAQYLLFRNLSHTLSFDKGDEIIVSAVDHEANIASWIDLAARQGLTLKWWKPAEAPNPKLSVENLKPLLSERTRLVTFTHASNILGTIHDVAAIAGTVHKETPKGLVCVDGVAYAPHRPLDVKALGIDFYAFSWYKVYGPHTAMLYASRPAQDDHMRSLGHFFNPSDSLEGKLGLAGGSYELVSAVPRVLEYLGTPDSEGWKGKIEQERLLQSTLLEYLNGRGDVTVYGETDAGTEHRVPTISFKVKGWGAKELVTAVEKDTDFGFRWGHFYSYRLIKEILDLDPADGIVRVSMVHYNSLDEIKSFVVALDKALQQKN; encoded by the exons ATGACTGTTCAACTAGACATCGCTGCTGTGAGAGCCAAGTTCCCAGCTCTATCCCAGGACCAAGTCTTCTTTGATAACGCGGGAGGAAGTCAGACCCTTGGCACAGTCATCGATTC CTCACTCGGGCTCTTCAGGATCAGGGACTATCTGTCACAAAGCAACGTCCAGCTAGGAGCTTCGTACAAGGTCGGCCAGCGCGCAACCGCCTCGTACGGCGAGGGCTACCAGGCCGGTGCACAGTACATCAATGCATCTCCCGACGAGATCGGTAGAATCTGCTTCGAGGCCACCCCTGAGATGGTCGTCCCGCTAACATGGGCACAGTATTTG CTCTTCCGCAACCTCTCTCACACCCTCTCCTtcgacaagggcgacgagatcatcgtctcggccgtcgaTCACGAAGCCAACATCGCCTCCTGGATCGATCTCGCCGCGCGCCAGGGCCTCACTCTGAAGTGGTGGAAGCCCGCTGAGGCACCCAACCCGAAACTCTCCGTCGAGAACCTCAAGCCCCTGCTATCGGAAAGGACCCGCCTCGTCACCTTCACCCACGCCAGCAACATCCTCGGCACGATCCATGACGTCGCTgccatcgccggcaccgTTCACAAGGAGACGCCGAAGGGCCTTGTGTGTGTCGATGGCGTGGCCTACGCCCCGCATCGACCTCTGGATGTGAAGGCCCTCGGCATCGATTTTTATGCCTTCTCGTGGTACAAGGTTTACGGCCCGCACACTGCGATGCTGTATGCCAGTCGCCCCGCGCAGGACGACCATATGCGCTCGCTAGGTCACTTCTTCAACCCTTCTGACTCGCTCGAGGGCAAGCTCGGGCTCGCTGGCGGCAGCTACGAgctcgtctcggccgtgCCGCGCGTGCTGGAGTACCTCGGCACCCCGGATTCTGAAGGATGGAAGGGCAAGATTGAGCAGGAGAGGCTGCTGCAGTCGACCCTGCTCGAGTATCTCAACGGTCGCGGCGACGTGACGGTATACGGCGAGACAGACGCTGGGACGGAGCACCGCGTGCCGACCATCAGCTTCAAAGTCAAGGGGTGGGGGGCCAAGGAGCTCGTCACGGCCGTGGAAAAGGACACCGACTTTGGCTTCCGATGGGGGCACTTTTACTCCTATCGCCTCATCAAGGAGATTCTGGACCTTGACCCTGCTGATGGTATTGTAAGAGTCAGCATGGTGCATTACAACAGTC TCGATGAGATCAAGAGCTTTGTCGTCGCCTTAGACAAGGCATTGCAACAAAAGAACTAA
- a CDS encoding Ribulose-phosphate 3-epimerase: protein MSDRVPSNPFANAEERCRRLCLPTNKNQTHPQHNPHPRTHLLSHPPFTLSSSLPEITFPTGYAVDKMAPKAIVAPSILAADFGHFGHACHKTIEQGADWLHVDIMDGHFVPNISWGPGVVAKIRGHVEKPIETWGKGTFDCHMMVSEPKKWVKGMKDAGADLYCFHYEAAFSSDSDNPEVQSDEKTNPRALIRFIHEQGMLAGVALKPATSVDVVWELLESEDSLERPDVSVFHPIQRFYETLLRQELRSPRTRIRLTGISPQMVLIMTVEPGFGGQKFMASELPKVQALRERYPELNIEVDGGLTGSTVHQAADAGANVIVAGSAVFGAQDPAAVISILREAVEKKNGKL from the exons ATGTCCGATCGTGTACCCTCCAACCCTTTCGCAAACGCCGAAGAgcggtgccgccgcctctgcctGCCCACGAACAAAAACCAGACACACCCGCAACACAACCCGCACCCACGCACACATCTTCTTTCTCACCCCCCTTTTACTCTTTCCTCTTCACTACCAGAAATCACTTTTCCCACCGGTTACGCCGTCGACAAAATGGCACCCAAGGCAATCGTCGCACCCTCGATTCTGGCCGCCGACTTTGGCCATTTTGGCCATGCATGCCATAAGACCATTGAGCAAGGGGCCGACTGGCTTCACGTTGATATTAT GGACGGCCACTTTGTTCCCAACATTTCATGGGGacccggcgtcgtcgccaaaaTCAGAGGCCACGTTGAGAAGCCCATCGAGACATGGGGCAAGGGCACTTTTGACTGCCACATGATGGTTTCCGAG CCCAAGAAATGGGTCAAAGGCATGAAAGACGCCGGCGCAGACCTGTACTGCTTTCATTACGaggccgccttctcctccgaCTCCGACAACCCAGAGGTCCAATCCGACGAAAAGACGAACCCCCGCGCGTTGATCCGGTTTATCCACGAACAAGGCATGCTGGCCGGCGTTGCCCTGAAGCCTGCGACGTCTGTCGACGTGGTCTGGGAGCTCCTTGAGAGTGAGGATTCCCTAGAGAGACCAGACGTGAGTGTTTTCCATCCCATCCAGCGATTTTACGAGACGCTGTTACGGCAGGAATTGAGGTCTCCGCGGACGCGCATTAGGCTGACAGGGATCTCTCCACAGATGGTGCTTATCATGACGGTCGAGCCCGGTTTCGGCGGGCAGAAGTTCATGGCCTCGGAGCTGCCCAAGGTCCAGGCCCTGCGCGAGAGGTACCCGGAGCTGAACATCGAGGTCGATGGCGGGCTGACGGGGTCCACCGTTCaccaggccgccgacgcaggCGCCAATGTAATTGTCGCTGGCAGCGCAGTTTTCGGTGCACAGGACCCCGCAGCTGTTATTTCGATCCTGAGAGAagccgtcgagaagaagaacggcaAGCTCTAA
- a CDS encoding Pkhd-type hydroxylase tpa1, with protein MKRKADSRIDDKRASKKKSKTTLTADVAKSRFRKGLFDKNVLDSYTRQYATSSPYKHSVINGLVNDRLLRSVRDEIRENVSFTPKETDIYKIHQSGDLANLDGLDDDALAKLPSLLSLRDAIYSETFRDYVSHITGCGPLSGRKTDMAINVYTPGCYLLCHDDVIGSRKVSYILYLTDPDTPWKPEWGGALRLFPVDERKGKDGEIAKTPAPDHTKVIPPAWNQLSFFAVQPGESFHDVEEVYHAKTKEQLEREGGRIRMAISGWFHIPQVGEDGYVEGAEEKQVKNSGLMQLQGNPDQHDTPRAKPTKVEKPKASLEGFDEAGLEFLLKYMAPTYLTPDTLEQISEHFEENSSITLSNILSKKFSARLRDYVESQEKASLPEKSAAVEKKSAWCVARPPHKHRFLFQQPAGADELRSSQEENPLTELLDHLLPSRQFREWLQVATGTVVEGHEFLARRFRRGQDYTLATGYEGKPRLEFNLGITPSKGWGDEDDEEEPEEEEEENEKAGRKTKKRSKGKSKAKAEPEPEPEEEIEVGGHEVYMAGDDGDEDEDAAIYKSSGDDDNILFFQAAAWNKLTLVLRDSGTLRFVKYVGRAAKGDRWDISGALDIEDEDEDGGEASGSKNKAGHDESDSAEEWNGFSDSPAAESDSD; from the exons ATGAAGCGCAAGGCCGATTCACGGATTGACGACAAGAGGGCGTCCAAGAAGAAGTCCAAGACGA CTCTCACGGCCGACGTCGCAAAGTCAAGGTTTCGCAAAGGTCTCTTCGACAAGAATGTCCTCGACTCGTACACCCGCCAGTACGCCACCTCGAGCCCTTACAAGCACTCGGTCATCAACGGCCTCGTCAACGACCGCCTCCTGCGCTCCGTCCGTGACGAGATTCGCGAAAACGTTTCCTTCACCCCCAAGGAGACGGACATTTACAAGATCCACCAGTccggcgacctcgccaaTCTTGAcggtctcgacgacgatgccctcgccAAACTGCCGTCGCTGCTCTCGCTGCGCGACGCGATATACTCCGAGACCTTCCGCGACTATGTCTCCCACATCACCGGATGCGGACCCCTGAGCGGCCGCAAGACCGACATGGCCATCAACGTCTACACCCCCGGCTGCTATCTCCTCTGCCACGACGATGTCATCGGTAGCCGCAAGGTCAGCTACATCCTCTACCTCACGGACCCGGACACGCCGTGGAAGCCTGAGTGGGGCGGCGCTTTGCGGCTGTtccccgtcgacgagcgcaagggcaaggacggcgagaTCGCCAAGACGCCGGCCCCGGACCACACCAAGGTCATCCCGCCCGCTTGGAACCAGCtgtccttcttcgccgtgCAGCCGGGCGAGTCCTTCCacgatgtcgaggaggtgTACCATGCCAAGACCAAGGAGCAGCTCGAacgcgagggcggccgaATCCGCATGGCCATCTCCGGGTGGTTCCACATCCCCCAggttggcgaggacggctatgtcgagggcgccgaggagaagcaggTCAAGAACTCGGGGCTCATGCAGCTCCAGGGCAATCCGGACCAGCACGACACGCCGCGCGCGAAGCCCaccaaggtcgagaagccCAAGGCGAGCCTGGAAGGCTTCGACGAAGCCGGGCTTGAGTTCTTGCTAAAGTACATGGCACCGACGTACCTCACGCCGGACACGCTGGAGCAGATCTCGGAGCATTTTGAGGAGAACTCGAGTATCACGCTCTCAAACATCCTGTCCAAGAAGTTCTCTGCCCGGCTGAGAGACTACGTCGAATCCCAGGAGAAGGCGTCGCTGCCCGAAAAGAGTGCGGCTGTTGAGAAGAAGTCGGCGTGGTGCgtcgcccgcccgccgcacAAGCACCGATTCCTCTTTCAACAGCCCGCCGGGGCCGACGAGCTGCGCAGCTCGCAGGAGGAGAACCCGCTGACGGAGCTGTTGGACCACCTGCTCCCATCACGCCAGTTTCGCGAATGGTTGCAGGTCGCCACGGGCActgtcgtcgagggccaCGAGTTCCTTGCGCGCCGCTTCCGTCGGGGCCAGGACTACACTCTTGCGACGGGCTACGAAGGTAAGCCGCGCCTAGAGTTCAACCTCGGCATCACGCCGTCCAAGGGCtggggcgacgaggatgacgaagaggaacccgaggaggaggaggaggaaaatGAGAAGGCAGgcaggaagacgaagaagcgcAGCAAGGGTAAAAGCAAGGCTAAGGCAGAGCCCGAACCTGAACCCGAAGAAGAGATTGAGGTTGGCGGGCACGAGGTGTACAtggcgggcgacgacggcgacgaggacgaggatgcggCCATCTACAAGTCtagcggcgacgacgacaatatcctcttcttccaggCGGCCGCGTGGAACAAGCTGACGCTCGTTCTGCGCGACAGCGGCACGTTGCGCTTCGTAAAATATGTCGGCCGCGCGGCCAAGGGCGACCGCTGGGACATTTCAGGCGCgctcgacatcgaggacgaggacgaggacggcggcgaggcgagCGGGTCCAAGAACAAGGCCGGCCACGATGAGTCCGACTCTGCGGAGGAGTGGAACGGCTTCTCCGACTCACCTGCAGCGGAGAGCGATAGTGACTAA
- a CDS encoding Aminomethyltransferase, whose amino-acid sequence MTRSRLVAAARTARPHFASPARQSRSLAGLTTSTTAPAPKATIVPAHQPSQYRLYSSSSPSSRKNWKEKLAAFSKQDKTPLYDFHIAHGGKMVIFGGHHMPVQYAGLSLADSHHFTRTHASLFDVSHMVQHRFTGPRAAAFLETVTPSSVADMEVNTSKLSTFLWPGTGGIVDDTMITRLGEEEFALVSNAGTREKVFEYLTEQTAELQNPEGKEFWWEVLEGYGLIALQGPQSAEILQEVVDPADGADLTSLYFGNTAFARLRYQVDGQWKSTSDKAMISRGGYTGEDGFEISFKSTGGEADPLARTLMKVAGPERLQLAGLGARDSLRLEAGMCLYGHDIDDTTTPVEGSLSWIIPKERRTKGGFHGAEVINKQIVPKSKGGTGIERRRVGFVVNGAPAREGAEIFTKDGEKVGVITSGSPSPTLGKNIAMGYIKEGLHKSGTELDVVVRGRKRAATVAKMPFVPSKYFKGPIPAPA is encoded by the coding sequence ATGACACGGTCACGATTGGTAGCAGCTGCGAGGACGGCCAGGCCGCACTTcgcctcgcccgcccgccaGAGCCGGTCCCTCGCCGGATTGACGACATCCACCACGGCCCCGGCTCCGAAGGCGACAATTGTCCCGGCTCATCAACCATCACAGTATCGCCtctactcctcctcctccccctcctctcggaAGAACTGGAAGGAAAagctcgccgccttctccaaGCAAGATAAGACGCCGCTGTACGATTTCCACATTGCCCACGGCGGCAAGATGGTCATCTTTGGTGGCCACCACATGCCGGTGCAGTACGCTGGCCTATCCCTCGCCGACTCCCACCACTTCACCCGCACCCATGCCTCCCTCTTCGATGTCAGCCACATGGTTCAACACCGCTTTACAGGCCCACGCGCCGCCGCTTTCTTGGAAACCGTTACCCCATCCAGCGTCGCCGACATGGAGGTCAACACGAGCAAGCTCAGCACGTTCTTGTGGCCGGGCaccggcggcatcgtcgacgacaccatGATCACGCGCCTCGGTGAAGAAGAGTTCGCTCTCGTCTCCAACGCGGGAACCCGCGAGAAGGTCTTCGAGTACCTCACCGAGCAGACGGCCGAGCTGCAGAATCCCGAGGGCAAGGAGTTCTGGTGGGAGGTACTCGAGGGCTACGGGCTGATCGCCCTGCAGGGCCCTCAGAGCGCCGAGATCCTCCAGGAGgtcgtcgacccggccgacggcgcggacCTGACGAGCTTGTACTTTGGTAACACCGCCTTCGCCCGGCTGAGGTACCAGGTCGACGGCCAGTGGAAGTCAACGTCGGACAAGGCCATGATCAGCCGCGGAGGTTACACGGGCGAGGACGGCTTCGAGATCTCGTTCAAGTcgaccggcggcgaggcggaccCACTGGCGCGGACGCTGATGAAGGTTGCCGGGCCCGAGAGGCTTCAGCTCGCAGGCCTCGGTGCGAGGGATAGTCtgcgcctcgaggccggcatgtGCCTGTACGGCCATGATATTGATGATacgacgacgccggtggAGGGCAGCCTGTCATGGATCATCCCCAAGGAGAGGAGGACCAAGGGCGGCTtccacggcgccgaggtcatTAACAAGCAGATCGTACCCAAGAGCAAGGGTGGCACCGGCATCGAGAGGCGCCGCGTTGGTTTTGTGGTGAACGGTGCCCCCGCTCGCGAAGGCGCCGAGATCTTCACCAAGGACGGTGAGAAAGTCGGTGTCATTACCAGTGGCTCGCCCAGCCCAACATTGGGCAAGAACATTGCCATGGGGTACATCAAGGAGGGTCTGCACAAGTCGGGCACCGAGTTGGATGTCGTGGTGCGAGGaaggaagagggcggcgacggtcgcCAAGATGCCGTTTGTCCCCAGTAAATACTTCAAGGGACCGATCCCCGCGCCCGCGTGA
- a CDS encoding Ribosomal protein L6 gives MGVFGLKSFRLWMSSKGAVVAGNRMHADLDSPTVKVHIKSRVVSVEGPRGKLVKDLSHLAVNFSQPVKGTINIEIHHGSRKNVATLRTVRTLINNLIIGVTKGFKYKMRYVYAHFPINVNLEKNSETGLWEVEIRNFIGEKLVRRIVMREGVDVAVSTSQKDELVLSGNSLEAVSQSAADIQQICKVRNKDIRKFLDGMYVSEKGNIVEDA, from the exons ATGGGGGTTTTTGGGTTGAAAAGTTTTAGACTGTGGATGAGCTCGAAAGGAGCAGTAGTGGCAGGCAATCGAATGCATGCTGACTTGGATTCTCCAACAGTCAAGGTTCACATTAAGTCCcgcgtcgtctccgtcgagGGCCCCCGTG GCAAGCTCGTGAAGGACCTGTCCCACTTGGCCGTCAACTTCTCCCAGCCGGTTAAGGGCACCATCAACATCGAGATCCACCACGGCTCAAGAAAGAACGTTGCCACCCTCCGCACTGTCCGCACCCTGATCAACAACTTGATCATCGGTGTGACCAAGGGCTTCAAGTACAAGATGCGCTACGTCTATGCCCATTTCCCCATCAACGTCAACCTGGAGAAGAACTCCGAGACTGGCCTGTGGGAGGTTGAGATCCG CAACTTCATTGGCGAGAAGCTCGTCCGCCGCATCGTCATGCGCGAGGGTGTCGATGTTGCCGTCTCTACCAGCCAGAAGGATGAGCTTGTCCTCTCCGGCAACTCTCTCGAGGCTGTCTCTCAGTCCGCCGCCGATATCCAGCAGATCTGCAAGGTCCGCAACAAGGATATCCGTAAGTTCTTGGACGGCATGTACGTCTCCGAGAAGGGCAACATTGTTGAGGATGCTTAA